One part of the Pseudocalidococcus azoricus BACA0444 genome encodes these proteins:
- a CDS encoding ABC exporter membrane fusion protein, whose translation MNPWLMGSLVGLGLLTLMVSLRQLTSPPASTPNPAISQTKPRPSEKISALGRLEPEGESIVLSGTPGERIGKLLVKEGDFVQPGQVLLYLDSYPERLAERNLAADQLAEAQKRLQAETQLGEAQIAEARSRLDQVTQPKLAQMRAQKATIQRIAAELASSQREYQRFRQLSQAGAISQQLLEDKELIVRSRTEELEAAQATLSQISNEEQTNAVNAQDQLRSAQANLSRSQAQILVNSTKRNLELAEARLQRTIIRSPRAGQILKIYTWAGEAIGTDGILQLGNTKQMYAVAEVYETDVPRIKVGQPALIKSPAFPQPISGQVAQVGLLIAKNDVIDTDPAAKTDVRVVEVKIRLDDSRIAAGLTNLQVEVVIDPSGEPS comes from the coding sequence ATGAATCCCTGGCTCATGGGTAGTTTGGTTGGTCTCGGGCTATTGACCTTGATGGTGAGTCTTCGACAGTTGACAAGTCCCCCCGCATCTACGCCCAATCCCGCTATCAGTCAGACTAAGCCACGGCCCTCGGAAAAAATCAGTGCCTTGGGCCGCCTTGAGCCAGAGGGGGAGAGTATTGTTTTAAGTGGCACCCCCGGTGAACGGATTGGGAAGCTCTTAGTTAAAGAAGGGGATTTTGTTCAACCCGGCCAAGTTCTGCTCTACTTAGATAGTTATCCAGAACGCTTGGCAGAGCGCAACTTAGCAGCGGATCAGCTGGCAGAAGCTCAGAAACGTCTCCAGGCCGAAACCCAATTGGGAGAAGCGCAAATTGCCGAGGCCCGTTCGCGTCTGGATCAAGTCACCCAGCCAAAGCTGGCTCAAATGCGGGCCCAAAAAGCTACGATTCAACGCATCGCCGCAGAATTAGCCTCTAGCCAACGGGAATATCAACGGTTTCGCCAGCTATCCCAGGCCGGGGCCATCTCCCAACAACTGTTAGAAGACAAAGAACTGATTGTCCGCAGCCGTACCGAAGAACTGGAAGCTGCCCAGGCCACCTTGAGTCAAATTAGCAACGAAGAACAGACCAACGCTGTCAATGCCCAAGATCAACTCCGCTCTGCCCAGGCCAACCTCAGTCGTTCCCAGGCCCAGATTCTCGTCAACTCTACCAAACGGAATTTAGAATTAGCCGAAGCTCGCCTCCAGCGCACCATCATTCGTTCACCGCGGGCCGGGCAAATCCTGAAAATCTATACCTGGGCCGGGGAAGCCATTGGTACGGATGGAATTTTACAACTGGGCAATACCAAGCAGATGTATGCTGTTGCCGAAGTCTATGAAACTGATGTGCCTCGGATTAAAGTCGGTCAGCCCGCCCTGATTAAAAGCCCCGCCTTCCCCCAACCAATTTCTGGTCAAGTGGCCCAGGTTGGCCTATTGATTGCTAAAAACGATGTCATTGATACGGATCCGGCGGCCAAAACCGATGTTCGCGTCGTGGAGGTCAAAATTCGTCTGGATGATAGCCGTATTGCCGCTGGCCTGACCAATTTGCAGGTCGAAGTTGTGATTGATCCCAGTGGAGAGCCGTCATGA